The Filimonas lacunae genomic sequence CAAAAAGGCCCAGGCAGGATAAAAAGATAGCAATGCCGGCAGCAATACAAAAGGTGCGGGACAACCTTTGTTCTTTCTCGTACCAGCGCAGTGTGTTCTCGGTTAAGAAAGAAGCATTAACGGTATTATCGGGTTCTATTTGTTTGTAGGCATCTTTTACCAGGTTCATAGTGGCCAGCGGATTGCCGGTTTTTACTTTTACCAGTATGTAATCGATGTGTGTGCGTTTGTTCATAGAAAAAGTAAGCGGTTTTACTTTGCTATGCACCGAGTACATATAGATATCCGGTATCACGCCAATGATATGCCATTTGGGTTTGGCGCTATCTGAGTAGAACGACAGGCCTGCTACTTCTTTCTCTCCAAACTGGCGGGCCATGCTTTCGGTAACTACTACTGTGTTTTCCGCAGCGCTGGTATCGGAAGGGAAATCGCGACTAAAATCACGGCCACTGATAGGTTTAATGCCCAGGGTTTTAAAATAATCATAGTCTACTACCAGGGCAGAGGTCGAAATCATTTTATCCTTGTAACTAAAGCCAATGCCTGTGCTGCTTTGGCTATGATCTTCGCCAATGCCAACGTTCATGCTGCTGCCACTTACGCTGGTTACCTGTGGTTGCGATGCCAGCAGCATACGCAGCTGGTTTACATACTGGCGGCCGTTCTCTGTTTTTTTCACGGGAATACTGATCACCGATTCCTGTTCAAAACCCATATTAGCCGTGCGCATATGCTGAAACTGGCTGTAGATAACAATGGTGCCGCAAATGAGCAGGCTGGCCATTACAAACTGAAACAGTATTAAACCATTGCGTAGGGCAGAAGAGCGGTTCATGGATACTTTGCCTTTCAGCACCTGTGCCGGGTTAAAGCGTGCCACCAGCCATGCCGGATAGCCACCTGCCAGGAACGAAACCACTAACATGCCCAGCACAATATACAGAACGGTTAGAGGACGAAACAGATGGTGCAGGTTCAGCTCTTCGGTAAACAGCGCGTTAAAAGGTTTTAATAACAGCATAGATGCACCAATGGCCAGTATTACGGCAAAGGCAAACAACAAAAAGCTTTCTGTCCACAGCTGTAAAAATATCTGGCTTTTTTCGGCGCCTACGGTTTTGCGCACCCCTACTTCTTTGGCCCTGGTAAGGCTGCGGGCTACGTTCAGGTTAATAAAGTTAAAGCAGGCTATCACCACCACCACAATGGCTATCAGCATCATGGTATATAAATAGGTTTTGTTTATAGTGTTATTGGTGCCCAGTTCATCATCAAAGTGCAGGGTGCTCAACGGGGCCAGTTTTAATGCAGCATAATCGCCGTTGTTGTCTTTCCGGTAGCCGCGATTTTTTAAATCGGCATCGGTGGCCAGTGCTCGCTCTTTTAATACAGTACGTATGTTTTTTTCTGCCTGTGCCTGTGTAATGTTGGGTGCGGTTTGTATAAACACATGGTGGTGCTGGTTGCTCCAGCTGTCTTTAGTGCTGGTATAGTTAGGGCCCAGCTCAATACGGGCCAGTATGTTATAGTTCATGGAGGAGTTATCGGGTGCATTTTCCAGCACGGCGGTCACTATCAAATCTCTCCATTCATTGGCTACTTTTACTTTTACGGTTTTGCCTATCGGGTCTTCTGTGCCAAATACTGCTGTAGCGGTTTTTTCGTTCAACACCACATCTCCGGTAGAGGCCAGTGGAGTGGTGGGGTTGCCGGCAATGACCTTAAAGCTGAACATGCTAAAGAAATCATTTGTTACCAGCACAATGTTCCGGCCCACTTCTTTGTCTTTGTAGCGGATACCAGCGCCTGCCCACATAAAGGGGGTGGCTTTTACAATACCGGGCACTTCGCCTTTAAAGGCAGGGGCTGCTGGGTAGCCGAAGGTGGGCGAGCGGTCATTGCCTTCCGGCATATACGAAACAAGATAGGCTTTGTACAGGTGGTCTTTGTTTTGCTGAAACTGATCGTACGAAAACTCATGACGTACCATCAGGAACAATAAAATACAACAGGTAAACGCTACTGTTAAGCCCATTACATGCATAAATGCATTGGCTTTATTTCTGCTGAGGTTGCGCCAGGCAGGTAGTAAATAATTTCGTATCATAAGCATTATTTCACTTGGGTGATAGCCGGCATATACGATGCCATGCTGCAAGGTTACTCACAATCAATTAAATAGGCTCCGTTTAGGTTGTTCGGGCGTTCGTTTTTGATACACTCATTGTTCACTTTTACGGTATAAAAAAAGGCCGGCTACCTGGTAGTAGCCGGCCTGTATGGTGGATATTATTAGTAAGTGTTTACTCCTGTATGGTTACCCACTTGCCTGCAACACCACCACTAATGGTGTGGTCGTACATGGCTTCACTATATACCCCTGGCCAATAATACTTACCCGGGTAGGCGGCATTCAGCTGCACATAGTAGGTAAGTGATTTGGCTGCCGGTAAATCGAAGTAGTGGTAAACCCTGTCATCCCTGATATCCATATAATCGGCAGGAGACGATTTAAAGGCACCTTCGCTGTTATACATACGGGTGTTTAAAATTTCCCAGCCGCTGGGGAATATCTGTGTAAGGGCCATGTTGGTGTAACTTCCACGCTGGCCGGGATTGGTAACAGTTACCTTAGCCACAAAGTCGGTACCCTGTTTTAATTGGGCCGGGTCCAGCACCTGGCCTGTAGTAGTTAAGTAGGCTACGTTCACCTGTAACACAGCCGGGTTGTTGGTTACCGGTAAGGCTGCATCGGCAAATGGCTGGCCTTCATTAATCACACGCACATACAGCACGTTATTGCCTTTGTTGATGAGTTGTATGTTGCCTTTACCTCTTTGCCAGTTTACAGCAGTTTGGGCCACAGGGCTTTTGCTATCCAGTGTTACGTTTTCGTTGTTGATTTTTACCGTAGCGTTGATTTTTAATCCGTTGCTGTTTACAC encodes the following:
- a CDS encoding ABC transporter permease, with the protein product MIRNYLLPAWRNLSRNKANAFMHVMGLTVAFTCCILLFLMVRHEFSYDQFQQNKDHLYKAYLVSYMPEGNDRSPTFGYPAAPAFKGEVPGIVKATPFMWAGAGIRYKDKEVGRNIVLVTNDFFSMFSFKVIAGNPTTPLASTGDVVLNEKTATAVFGTEDPIGKTVKVKVANEWRDLIVTAVLENAPDNSSMNYNILARIELGPNYTSTKDSWSNQHHHVFIQTAPNITQAQAEKNIRTVLKERALATDADLKNRGYRKDNNGDYAALKLAPLSTLHFDDELGTNNTINKTYLYTMMLIAIVVVVIACFNFINLNVARSLTRAKEVGVRKTVGAEKSQIFLQLWTESFLLFAFAVILAIGASMLLLKPFNALFTEELNLHHLFRPLTVLYIVLGMLVVSFLAGGYPAWLVARFNPAQVLKGKVSMNRSSALRNGLILFQFVMASLLICGTIVIYSQFQHMRTANMGFEQESVISIPVKKTENGRQYVNQLRMLLASQPQVTSVSGSSMNVGIGEDHSQSSTGIGFSYKDKMISTSALVVDYDYFKTLGIKPISGRDFSRDFPSDTSAAENTVVVTESMARQFGEKEVAGLSFYSDSAKPKWHIIGVIPDIYMYSVHSKVKPLTFSMNKRTHIDYILVKVKTGNPLATMNLVKDAYKQIEPDNTVNASFLTENTLRWYEKEQRLSRTFCIAAGIAIFLSCLGLFAIVSLVMEKRRKEIGVRKVLGATVSGITGLLSVDFVKLVLIAFVIATPIAWYFLRQWLQGFAYRITIYWWIFPLAGLVTLLIALVTISVQTIRAALTNPVNSLRSE